A section of the Pseudomonadota bacterium genome encodes:
- the thiD gene encoding bifunctional hydroxymethylpyrimidine kinase/phosphomethylpyrimidine kinase, whose translation MASAPHTPSIPHGRVLIIAGSDSGGGAGIQGDIKTVSALGGYAMSAITALTAQNTRGVFSIHPVPEDFIAQQIALCLEDIGADAIKTGMLHSAGVIATVVGSLPTDPIPLIVDPVMVAKGGAALLEAAALEALKTQLIPRATIITPNLPEAELLLGRPIPENGLRAAAEALLALGSHAVLLKGGHGSGPVLSDILVTRDGAALTLTATRRDTRHTHGTGCAFASAIATGLAQGLPLADAVSRAHGYVQAALARAPGFGGGNGPLGH comes from the coding sequence ATGGCGAGCGCACCGCACACTCCCTCCATTCCCCATGGCCGCGTGCTGATCATCGCGGGTTCGGATTCGGGCGGCGGGGCGGGCATTCAGGGCGACATCAAAACCGTCAGCGCGCTGGGTGGCTATGCGATGAGTGCCATCACCGCGCTGACCGCGCAAAACACGCGCGGCGTCTTTAGCATCCACCCGGTGCCGGAGGATTTTATTGCGCAGCAAATCGCCCTCTGCCTCGAAGATATCGGCGCGGATGCGATCAAAACCGGCATGCTCCATTCGGCGGGGGTGATTGCGACTGTCGTTGGCTCCCTGCCGACGGATCCGATCCCGCTCATCGTCGATCCCGTCATGGTCGCCAAGGGCGGCGCGGCGTTGCTGGAGGCGGCGGCGCTGGAGGCGCTTAAAACGCAGCTGATCCCGCGGGCGACGATTATCACCCCCAATCTGCCGGAGGCGGAGCTGCTGCTTGGCCGCCCGATCCCGGAAAATGGCCTGCGCGCGGCGGCTGAGGCGCTGCTGGCGCTTGGCAGCCACGCGGTGCTGCTCAAAGGCGGCCATGGCAGCGGGCCGGTGCTGAGCGACATCCTCGTTACGCGCGACGGCGCTGCACTCACCCTCACCGCCACCCGCCGCGACACGCGCCACACCCATGGCACCGGCTGCGCCTTTGCCTCGGCCATCGCCACCGGCCTCGCCCAGGGGTTGCCGCTGGCGGATGCCGTCAGCCGGGCCCATGGCTATGTGCAGGCCGCCCTCGCCCGCGCACCGGGCTTTGGCGGCGGCAATGGGCCGCTGGGGCATTAG
- a CDS encoding cell cycle transcriptional regulator TrcR yields MAHPLMPKATAVWLVENTTLTFEQIGDFCGMHPLEIQGIADGEVATGIMGQDPVAGGELASDEITKAEQDENYRMVMSNHALAHMKMAKAKKKGARYTPVARRQDKPEAIAYILKNHPYIPDSQIIKLIGTTKKTIDSIKERTHWNIANIKPKDPVLLGLCMQTHLDALATKFKPAGAPAAPSDSDAA; encoded by the coding sequence ATGGCCCACCCCCTGATGCCCAAAGCCACCGCCGTCTGGCTGGTCGAGAACACCACGCTGACCTTCGAGCAAATCGGTGATTTCTGCGGCATGCACCCGCTCGAAATTCAGGGCATTGCAGATGGGGAAGTAGCGACCGGCATCATGGGCCAGGACCCGGTTGCCGGCGGCGAGCTGGCATCGGATGAAATCACCAAAGCCGAACAGGATGAGAACTACCGCATGGTGATGTCGAACCACGCCCTCGCCCACATGAAAATGGCGAAAGCGAAGAAAAAAGGCGCGCGCTACACCCCGGTTGCCCGCCGTCAGGATAAGCCGGAGGCGATTGCCTATATCCTCAAAAACCACCCGTATATCCCGGATTCGCAGATCATCAAACTGATCGGCACCACCAAGAAAACCATCGACTCCATCAAGGAGCGCACGCACTGGAACATCGCCAACATCAAGCCGAAAGATCCGGTGCTGCTGGGCCTGTGCATGCAAACGCATCTCGATGCGCTGGCGACCAAGTTCAAGCCTGCCGGTGCGCCTGCCGCACCATCCGATAGCGACGCTGCTTAA
- the tilS gene encoding tRNA lysidine(34) synthetase TilS produces the protein MDDSRLGKIFPDIIHPLLSLSCQSPITTPAPHLLAVALSGGADSLALTLLADAYARAHGGRIVALTVDHGLRAESAAEARTVRAWMRTRGIEHQILTPPPDPAASNLQASARQRRYDALAEYCRAQGILHCLVAHHAGDQRETVALHEARGESADGASGIGAMRAYRGVRFLRPLLGVERADIETYLRAQHVAWIEDPSNRNMDFARVRMRQQLADNPAQAIALSATARHAGEARGKRDDALADAAMRLVTLHPAGYAQLPLAGWQQLDARLAHQLLADLLTTVSGATHRPRVAETTGLAAALADGMPTRTLQHCEITCHNGTLRIAREHGRVAPPLTLSGEGCVTWDGRFQVTYHIAKGQALTLKALGHAGRKQGDRSLPLATPSLWHLDVLQFTPHMETSAFEHQATRVVIGFAPAKPLAAAPFWWLNKQ, from the coding sequence ATGGATGATTCGAGATTAGGGAAGATTTTTCCGGATATCATCCACCCGCTTCTCTCCCTTTCCTGCCAATCCCCAATCACGACCCCCGCCCCCCACCTCTTAGCCGTCGCCCTTTCCGGCGGGGCGGATAGCCTTGCGTTGACGCTGCTCGCAGATGCGTATGCGCGCGCGCATGGCGGCCGCATCGTCGCGCTCACCGTCGATCATGGGTTGCGTGCGGAATCCGCCGCCGAGGCGCGCACGGTGCGGGCATGGATGCGCACGCGCGGCATCGAGCACCAGATACTCACCCCGCCGCCGGATCCTGCCGCGAGCAACCTTCAGGCATCCGCCCGGCAGCGGCGCTACGATGCGCTCGCCGAGTATTGCCGCGCGCAGGGCATCCTGCATTGCCTGGTCGCGCACCATGCGGGCGACCAGCGCGAGACGGTTGCCCTCCACGAGGCACGCGGCGAAAGCGCGGATGGCGCATCCGGCATCGGCGCCATGCGCGCATATCGCGGCGTGCGCTTCCTGCGGCCGCTGCTGGGCGTGGAGCGCGCCGACATTGAAACCTACCTGCGCGCGCAGCATGTCGCGTGGATCGAAGACCCTTCCAACCGCAACATGGATTTCGCACGGGTGCGCATGCGCCAGCAGCTCGCGGATAATCCAGCGCAAGCCATCGCGCTGAGCGCCACGGCTCGGCATGCGGGCGAAGCACGCGGCAAACGCGACGATGCGCTGGCGGATGCGGCGATGCGGCTCGTCACCCTGCACCCCGCCGGGTATGCCCAGCTGCCGCTCGCCGGATGGCAGCAACTCGACGCGCGCCTTGCCCATCAACTGCTCGCCGACCTGCTGACCACCGTCAGCGGCGCGACCCACCGCCCGCGCGTGGCGGAAACCACCGGGCTCGCCGCCGCCCTTGCGGATGGCATGCCCACCCGCACGCTGCAGCATTGCGAAATCACCTGCCACAACGGCACCCTGCGCATCGCCCGCGAACATGGCCGCGTTGCGCCGCCCCTAACCCTGAGTGGCGAGGGCTGCGTGACGTGGGATGGGCGGTTTCAGGTCACCTACCACATCGCCAAAGGGCAGGCGCTCACCCTCAAAGCACTTGGCCATGCGGGCCGCAAACAGGGCGACCGCTCGCTGCCACTGGCGACGCCGTCGCTGTGGCATCTTGATGTGCTGCAGTTTACACCCCATATGGAGACAAGCGCTTTCGAGCATCAGGCCACGCGCGTCGTCATTGGCTTTGCCCCGGCAAAACCGCTTGCCGCCGCGCCGTTTTGGTGGTTGAACAAGCAGTAG
- a CDS encoding type II secretion system protein, with protein sequence MKNNKKSGFTLVELAIVLVIIGLIVGGVLVGQDLIKAATVRAAVSQLEKYDTAANTFRNKYNALPGDLTTPVNFFSTIANSTVANLGDGDGLIEDVSATTGTLCTTEICLGGEAMVAWTELNLAGLIPDGVTANTVLANVTPTPGDTTLPQSKLGRGARVAFSARSGRNFYVIGNPGTAVAVAGDVTWTAGISPIDAYNVDTKMDDGAPALGKVMAAATATPAAGTAGGGALTAAVAATTCYDSTTAGGVYLTTLVNTQTNTDLIVCNLSVRTSF encoded by the coding sequence ATGAAAAATAACAAAAAATCGGGCTTTACGCTGGTCGAATTGGCCATCGTGCTCGTGATCATCGGTCTGATCGTCGGCGGCGTACTCGTCGGGCAGGATCTTATCAAGGCCGCCACTGTTCGCGCCGCTGTTTCGCAGCTTGAGAAATACGACACCGCTGCAAACACCTTCCGCAACAAATATAACGCACTGCCGGGCGATCTGACCACGCCGGTCAACTTCTTCTCGACCATTGCCAACTCGACCGTTGCCAACCTTGGCGATGGCGATGGCCTGATCGAAGATGTAAGCGCTACTACCGGTACGCTTTGCACGACCGAAATCTGCTTGGGTGGTGAAGCAATGGTTGCATGGACTGAGCTTAACCTCGCCGGGTTGATTCCCGACGGCGTGACCGCGAACACGGTGCTTGCTAACGTAACGCCAACCCCTGGCGACACCACCTTGCCACAATCGAAACTCGGCAGAGGTGCACGCGTTGCCTTCAGCGCCCGTTCCGGTCGTAACTTCTACGTGATCGGTAACCCAGGCACTGCCGTCGCTGTCGCCGGTGACGTCACCTGGACCGCCGGTATCTCGCCAATCGACGCCTATAACGTTGATACGAAAATGGATGATGGTGCACCGGCATTGGGTAAAGTGATGGCTGCTGCGACCGCAACCCCTGCTGCCGGTACGGCTGGCGGTGGTGCGCTCACCGCTGCAGTTGCTGCAACCACCTGCTACGATTCGACCACCGCAGGCGGTGTTTACCTGACCACGCTGGTCAACACGCAGACCAACACCGACCTGATCGTCTGTAACCTGAGCGTCCGCACCTCGTTCTAA
- the cutA gene encoding divalent-cation tolerance protein CutA: protein MNALSLLYSPFPDAESTTRAAQALLEQKLAACCNLLPGTQSLYWWEGRIAQASEVILIVKTPPALAAQAADALAQLHPYGCPAILQLSAAANAAFAQHVHTTLS, encoded by the coding sequence ATGAATGCCCTATCCCTCCTCTACAGCCCCTTCCCCGATGCCGAGAGCACCACGCGCGCGGCGCAGGCCTTGCTGGAGCAAAAGCTTGCCGCCTGCTGCAACCTGCTGCCGGGCACGCAATCCCTTTACTGGTGGGAAGGCCGCATCGCACAGGCGAGCGAAGTGATCCTGATCGTCAAAACACCCCCTGCCCTTGCCGCCCAGGCAGCCGACGCGCTGGCGCAGTTACACCCCTATGGCTGCCCGGCGATCCTCCAGCTTTCCGCCGCCGCCAACGCGGCATTTGCCCAGCATGTGCACACCACCCTCAGCTGA
- a CDS encoding NAD(P)H-quinone oxidoreductase, which yields MSPTPTAQPYDATRTMRAMAIVEGALQPIQLPRPVAKPGEIIIKTAYIGVNRADLLQIAGQYAPPEGASPLPGLEIAGIVAQNDADNLLFTPGMPVCALLSGGGYAEYVAVPAAHVLPLPAGITLQQAASLPEAAATAYMALALEANLQPGERVLVHGGASGLGILMTQIARAWGAEVFATVGTAEKAAQLARLGIHAINHRTAPFAAQLMAATGDAGVDVIIDTLGGPQVETHLRLLRHGGRLVTLAALEGTAVAPFKMTRLLMNHLRWSGATLRSRTGLEKAAIMAGVQARIWPHLATGAILPVVDSVFPLAQAQKALERMQERLHMGKILLEVAPET from the coding sequence ATGTCACCCACGCCCACAGCTCAGCCCTATGATGCTACCCGCACCATGCGCGCCATGGCGATTGTGGAGGGTGCATTGCAGCCCATCCAATTGCCCCGACCAGTGGCAAAACCGGGTGAAATCATCATCAAAACGGCCTATATTGGGGTAAACCGGGCGGATTTGCTCCAAATCGCGGGCCAATATGCCCCGCCGGAGGGCGCTTCGCCGCTTCCGGGGCTCGAAATTGCGGGCATCGTGGCTCAAAATGACGCCGACAACCTTCTTTTTACCCCCGGAATGCCCGTTTGTGCCCTGCTTTCGGGTGGCGGCTATGCGGAGTATGTTGCCGTGCCCGCCGCCCACGTGCTGCCCCTGCCCGCCGGCATCACCCTGCAACAGGCGGCCAGCCTGCCGGAAGCGGCGGCGACCGCCTATATGGCGCTGGCGCTTGAAGCCAACCTGCAGCCCGGCGAACGGGTGCTGGTGCATGGTGGGGCCTCCGGCCTTGGCATCCTGATGACGCAAATTGCCCGCGCCTGGGGGGCGGAGGTGTTTGCCACCGTCGGCACCGCCGAAAAAGCAGCGCAGCTGGCCCGGCTTGGCATCCATGCCATCAACCACCGCACGGCGCCGTTTGCCGCGCAGCTGATGGCGGCGACCGGGGATGCGGGGGTCGATGTCATCATCGACACGCTCGGCGGGCCGCAGGTTGAGACCCATTTACGCCTGCTGCGCCATGGCGGGCGGCTGGTGACGCTGGCGGCGCTGGAAGGCACGGCGGTGGCCCCGTTTAAAATGACGCGGCTGCTGATGAACCATCTGCGCTGGTCGGGCGCGACGCTGCGCAGCCGCACGGGGCTTGAGAAAGCGGCGATCATGGCCGGGGTGCAAGCGCGCATCTGGCCGCACCTTGCCACGGGGGCGATTCTGCCGGTGGTGGATAGCGTTTTTCCGCTGGCACAGGCGCAAAAAGCGCTCGAACGGATGCAAGAACGCTTGCATATGGGCAAGATTCTATTAGAAGTAGCCCCCGAAACCTAA
- the ftsH gene encoding ATP-dependent zinc metalloprotease FtsH, translated as MPPISKNIMLWIGIIFALFVLVNLAGGLSSDGGSNVPRMAYSDFLSKVEAGEVKEVIIRESKESGTRIQGKLKNDEAFALQAVNDPRLVQNLRDHNVKLSAAAASSGLDSFWGVFLSSWLPFLVLIGVYIFFMRQMQSGKGGSGGGAMGFGKSRAKMLNENTEKKLFDDVAGIDEAKDELQEIVEFLKNPQKFQKLGGKIPRGCLLVGPPGTGKTLLARAIAGEAGVPFFSISGSDFVEMFVGVGASRVRDMFEQGKKNSPCIIFIDEIDAVGRHRGAGIGGGNDEREQTLNQLLVEMDGFEANESVILIAATNRPDVLDSALLRPGRFDRQIVVPNPDIEGRTKILQVHLKKVPMAPDVDAKIIARGTPGFSGADLANLVNEAALLAARYDKKVVTMRELEHAKDKVMMGVERKSMVMSEEEKKMTAYHEAGHAVVSVHCPASDPIHKATIIPRGRALGMVMRLPEADKVSYLREKMYADLAVSMGGRVAEEIIFGTAKVSSGASSDIQYATRLACAMVSEWGMSESLGPVLYKATEDTNQPLMRSQSSAAAVDAEIKRIVNESHAEATRILSENRKQLEDVALALIHYETLTGEEIHQIMRGEEIARPDPSAEAPKAVRSKLPSRKVVEETTES; from the coding sequence ATGCCACCCATCAGTAAAAATATCATGCTCTGGATTGGCATTATTTTCGCCCTGTTTGTGCTTGTTAACCTCGCCGGGGGGCTTTCCTCCGATGGTGGCAGCAATGTGCCGCGAATGGCCTATTCGGATTTCCTGAGCAAGGTCGAGGCCGGTGAGGTGAAGGAAGTCATCATCCGCGAGAGCAAGGAATCGGGCACCCGCATTCAGGGCAAGCTGAAAAACGACGAAGCCTTCGCGCTGCAAGCGGTGAATGATCCGCGCCTGGTGCAGAACCTGCGCGACCATAACGTGAAACTCTCGGCCGCGGCCGCAAGTTCGGGGCTGGATTCGTTCTGGGGCGTGTTCCTGTCGTCGTGGCTGCCGTTTCTGGTGCTGATCGGCGTCTATATTTTCTTCATGCGGCAGATGCAATCGGGCAAGGGTGGCAGCGGTGGCGGGGCCATGGGCTTTGGCAAAAGCCGCGCCAAAATGCTCAACGAAAACACCGAGAAAAAACTGTTCGACGATGTTGCCGGGATCGATGAGGCGAAGGACGAATTGCAGGAGATTGTCGAGTTCCTGAAGAACCCGCAGAAATTCCAGAAGCTGGGCGGCAAAATCCCGCGCGGCTGCTTGCTGGTTGGCCCTCCGGGTACGGGTAAAACCCTGCTCGCGCGCGCCATTGCGGGCGAAGCGGGCGTGCCGTTCTTCTCCATCTCCGGTTCGGATTTTGTGGAGATGTTTGTGGGCGTGGGCGCCAGCCGCGTGCGCGACATGTTCGAGCAAGGCAAAAAGAATTCGCCCTGCATTATTTTCATCGATGAGATCGATGCGGTCGGTCGCCATCGCGGCGCCGGCATCGGCGGTGGGAACGATGAGCGCGAGCAAACCCTCAACCAATTGCTGGTCGAGATGGATGGGTTCGAGGCCAATGAGAGCGTGATCCTGATCGCCGCGACCAACCGGCCGGATGTGCTGGATTCCGCGCTGCTGCGCCCGGGCCGTTTCGACCGCCAGATTGTGGTGCCCAACCCGGATATTGAGGGCCGCACCAAAATCCTCCAGGTGCATCTGAAAAAAGTACCGATGGCACCGGATGTGGATGCGAAAATCATCGCCCGCGGCACGCCGGGTTTCTCGGGTGCGGACCTTGCCAACCTTGTGAACGAAGCGGCGCTACTGGCCGCGCGCTATGACAAAAAAGTCGTCACCATGCGCGAGCTGGAGCATGCGAAGGATAAGGTGATGATGGGCGTCGAGCGCAAGTCGATGGTGATGAGCGAGGAAGAGAAGAAAATGACCGCCTACCACGAAGCGGGCCACGCGGTGGTGTCGGTGCATTGCCCAGCGAGCGACCCGATCCACAAAGCCACCATCATTCCGCGCGGACGGGCGCTGGGCATGGTGATGCGCCTGCCGGAAGCCGATAAAGTGAGCTACCTGCGCGAGAAAATGTATGCGGATTTAGCGGTCAGCATGGGCGGCCGCGTCGCCGAGGAAATTATCTTCGGCACCGCCAAAGTCAGCAGCGGCGCCAGCTCAGACATCCAATACGCCACCCGCCTCGCCTGCGCGATGGTGAGCGAGTGGGGCATGAGCGAGAGCCTTGGCCCGGTGCTCTATAAAGCGACGGAAGACACCAACCAGCCGCTCATGCGCTCGCAATCCTCGGCAGCGGCGGTGGATGCGGAGATCAAGCGCATCGTCAACGAATCGCATGCCGAAGCAACCCGCATCCTGAGTGAAAACCGCAAGCAGCTGGAAGATGTCGCCCTCGCCCTCATCCATTATGAAACGCTGACCGGCGAGGAGATCCACCAGATCATGCGCGGAGAGGAAATCGCCCGGCCGGACCCTTCCGCCGAAGCCCCCAAAGCCGTGCGCAGCAAACTGCCAAGCCGCAAGGTGGTGGAAGAGACGACGGAGAGCTAG
- the ybgF gene encoding tol-pal system protein YbgF encodes MRALRFVFLALVIAAPTAYAQEDTSALVDRLNRLERDVNFVQKQVYRGDSGGSDALPANAGQLQVRLSQVDEEIRQLHGQLEQAQFQNKQNADQIKKLSDDVDYRLRAIEQKQAEASAQQAAAIAAASAAAATPVATAEAPAAAEKAANYQPEPAVAKPALTGKDFPNANAHYAAAFKLLNDKKYSDAAASFDTFVKKYPSDPLTSNAYYWLGESQYARSDFTRSAESFRKGFEVNPEGQKAPDNLYKLALSLNQIKRTSEACIVLGQVISKYSETAARTAARAGDARTTMQCK; translated from the coding sequence ATGCGCGCACTTCGTTTTGTTTTTCTGGCACTCGTGATCGCGGCGCCGACCGCCTATGCGCAGGAAGATACCAGTGCGCTGGTCGATCGCCTGAACCGCCTGGAGCGCGATGTGAATTTCGTGCAAAAGCAGGTTTACCGCGGCGATAGCGGCGGTTCGGATGCGTTGCCTGCCAATGCCGGCCAACTGCAGGTGCGCCTCAGCCAGGTGGATGAGGAAATACGCCAGTTGCACGGCCAGTTGGAGCAAGCCCAGTTCCAGAATAAACAAAACGCCGACCAGATAAAAAAACTGTCGGATGATGTGGACTATCGCCTGCGCGCGATCGAGCAAAAACAGGCCGAGGCCAGCGCCCAACAAGCGGCCGCCATTGCTGCGGCCAGCGCGGCTGCAGCCACACCGGTTGCCACGGCCGAGGCCCCTGCTGCGGCTGAAAAAGCCGCCAATTACCAGCCAGAGCCCGCCGTGGCGAAACCCGCCCTCACCGGCAAGGATTTCCCGAATGCCAACGCGCATTACGCCGCCGCATTCAAGCTGCTGAACGATAAAAAATACAGCGATGCCGCCGCCAGCTTCGATACGTTCGTGAAAAAATATCCCTCTGACCCGCTGACCAGCAACGCCTATTACTGGCTGGGCGAGAGCCAGTATGCGCGCAGCGATTTCACCCGCTCGGCAGAAAGCTTCCGCAAAGGCTTCGAGGTAAACCCGGAAGGCCAGAAAGCGCCGGATAATCTGTATAAACTCGCCCTCTCGCTCAACCAGATCAAGCGCACCAGCGAAGCCTGCATTGTGCTTGGCCAGGTCATCAGCAAATATTCCGAAACCGCCGCGCGCACTGCCGCGCGCGCTGGGGATGCGCGTACTACGATGCAATGCAAGTAG
- the glmM gene encoding phosphoglucosamine mutase: protein MSTRKYFGTDGIRGTANRFPMTADIALRLGMAAGHYFNRGSHRHRVVIAKDTRLSGYMIENALTSGFLSVGMDVLLVGPMPTPAVAFLTRAMKADLGVMISASHNVFQDNGLKLFGPDGFKLSDNAELAIESHMDDDPARLFSAPEKIGRAKRLDDAPGRYIEFVKSTFPKHLRLDGLKIVIDCANGAGYQVGPIILYELGAEVVPIHITPNGININKDCGSNHPQSLSEAVLREGAHLGIALDGDADRLTIVDEKGDIKDGDQLMALMAVRAAREGNLKGDGIVATLMSNLGLERFLAGHALSMHRAKVGDRYVMEAMRAHGYNMGGEQSGHLIFGDYSTTGDALIAALQVLAALLEDGRPASVAMDLFTPVPQILKNVRFDGNDPLARADVNAAIAAIAATLGSQGRILVRPSGTEPLLRIMIEGEDTATITRMADELAALMSNPIKATA, encoded by the coding sequence ATGAGCACACGTAAATATTTCGGCACGGATGGCATTCGCGGCACCGCCAACCGCTTCCCGATGACGGCAGACATCGCCTTGCGGCTGGGCATGGCGGCGGGGCATTATTTCAACCGCGGCAGCCACCGCCACCGGGTGGTGATCGCGAAAGACACGCGGCTGTCGGGCTATATGATCGAGAACGCGCTGACCTCGGGTTTCCTGTCGGTCGGCATGGATGTGCTGCTGGTGGGGCCGATGCCCACCCCGGCGGTCGCCTTTCTGACGCGGGCGATGAAGGCGGATCTGGGCGTGATGATCTCCGCCTCGCATAATGTGTTTCAGGATAATGGGCTCAAGCTGTTCGGGCCGGACGGGTTCAAGCTTTCCGACAATGCGGAGCTGGCGATTGAATCGCACATGGATGACGACCCGGCACGGCTGTTTTCCGCCCCGGAAAAAATCGGCCGCGCCAAGCGGCTGGATGATGCGCCAGGCCGCTATATCGAGTTTGTGAAATCCACCTTCCCCAAACATCTGCGGCTGGATGGGCTCAAGATCGTGATCGATTGCGCCAATGGCGCGGGCTATCAGGTCGGGCCGATCATTCTGTATGAGCTGGGCGCGGAAGTGGTGCCGATCCATATCACGCCCAACGGCATCAACATCAACAAGGATTGCGGCTCGAACCATCCGCAATCGTTGAGTGAAGCGGTGCTGCGCGAGGGCGCGCATCTGGGCATTGCGCTGGATGGGGATGCGGATCGCCTGACGATCGTCGATGAAAAAGGCGACATCAAGGACGGCGATCAGCTGATGGCGCTGATGGCCGTGCGCGCCGCGCGCGAGGGCAATTTGAAGGGCGATGGCATTGTGGCCACCCTGATGAGCAATCTGGGCCTTGAGCGCTTCCTCGCCGGCCATGCGTTGTCGATGCACCGCGCCAAAGTCGGCGACCGTTATGTGATGGAAGCGATGCGCGCCCATGGTTACAATATGGGCGGCGAACAATCCGGCCATCTCATTTTCGGCGATTACTCCACCACCGGCGACGCGCTGATCGCGGCACTGCAAGTGCTCGCCGCGCTGCTGGAGGATGGCCGCCCGGCAAGCGTGGCGATGGACCTGTTCACCCCAGTGCCGCAAATCCTCAAAAACGTGCGGTTTGATGGCAACGACCCCTTAGCGCGGGCAGATGTGAACGCCGCGATTGCCGCGATTGCCGCCACGCTTGGCAGCCAGGGCCGCATCCTTGTGCGCCCCTCGGGCACCGAGCCGCTGCTGCGCATCATGATCGAGGGCGAGGACACCGCCACCATCACCCGCATGGCCGATGAGTTGGCGGCGTTGATGAGCAACCCCATCAAAGCCACCGCGTAG
- the rfaE1 gene encoding D-glycero-beta-D-manno-heptose-7-phosphate kinase — MSAPQELNRILDRLHGVNVLCVGDIMLDRFIYGRVERISPEAPIPVFTAEREARMLGGAGNVIRNLLSLGTSASFASVIGDDAVGKQLTGLVGEEERLVPYLLTERGRISTKKTRYVAASQQLLRSDHETRAAVKDDTAASILAILMPELAKHQAIILSDYGKGVLTPALCRSLIDAARALSIPVFVDPKQRDVSIYAGATVLSPNLKELALASGVDSFADDAAIIEAARQLAIAHRFQYVLTTRGEHGMTLVDAQGLVTHVEASAAQVFDVSGAGDSVIATLAAAHAAGAPMAAATELANLAGGIVVGRLGTAVVHRTDLTAAIYTHRAVALQQKILPTETARDMVTNWQRDGLTVGLTNGCFDIMHAGHISLLSDAKKQCDRLIVALNTDASVRGLKGPSRPVNAELDRAQVLAALGVVDAVVLFDEETPLALLKTLQPDILMKGADYTKEQVVGWEFVESYGGRVALLPLKDGYSTTGIIKKMTA, encoded by the coding sequence ATGAGCGCTCCGCAAGAGCTGAACCGCATCCTCGACCGCCTGCACGGCGTGAATGTTTTATGTGTCGGCGATATCATGCTCGACCGGTTCATCTATGGCCGGGTGGAACGTATTTCGCCGGAAGCGCCGATTCCCGTGTTCACTGCCGAGCGCGAAGCGCGTATGCTGGGCGGCGCGGGTAATGTGATTCGCAACCTGTTATCGCTGGGCACTTCGGCATCCTTCGCCTCGGTCATTGGCGATGATGCGGTGGGCAAGCAGCTGACAGGTCTGGTCGGCGAGGAAGAGCGGCTGGTGCCCTATCTGCTCACCGAGCGCGGCCGCATCAGCACCAAAAAAACGCGCTATGTTGCCGCCAGCCAGCAATTGCTGCGCTCCGACCATGAAACCCGCGCCGCGGTGAAAGACGACACCGCCGCCAGCATCCTCGCCATCCTGATGCCGGAGCTGGCGAAACACCAAGCGATCATTCTCTCGGATTACGGCAAGGGTGTGCTGACGCCCGCACTGTGCCGCAGCCTGATCGATGCGGCGCGCGCGCTGTCGATTCCGGTTTTCGTTGATCCCAAACAGCGCGATGTGTCGATTTATGCCGGGGCCACCGTGCTCAGCCCGAACCTTAAAGAATTGGCCCTCGCCAGCGGCGTCGATAGTTTCGCTGACGATGCCGCCATCATCGAAGCCGCGCGCCAGCTCGCCATCGCCCACCGCTTTCAATATGTGCTCACCACCCGCGGCGAGCACGGCATGACGCTGGTGGATGCGCAGGGGCTTGTCACGCATGTGGAAGCCTCCGCCGCGCAGGTGTTCGATGTTTCGGGCGCGGGCGATAGTGTCATCGCCACCCTGGCTGCCGCCCATGCTGCTGGCGCACCGATGGCTGCGGCGACCGAACTGGCCAACCTTGCCGGTGGCATTGTGGTGGGCCGCCTTGGCACCGCCGTGGTTCACCGCACGGATTTAACCGCCGCCATCTACACCCACCGCGCGGTCGCCCTGCAGCAGAAAATCCTGCCAACCGAAACCGCGCGCGACATGGTGACCAACTGGCAGCGCGACGGGCTCACCGTTGGTCTCACCAACGGCTGTTTCGATATTATGCATGCGGGCCATATCAGCTTGCTAAGCGATGCTAAAAAACAGTGTGACCGCCTCATCGTCGCCCTCAACACCGATGCGTCGGTGCGCGGGCTGAAGGGGCCAAGCCGCCCGGTCAACGCCGAACTCGACCGCGCGCAGGTGCTCGCCGCCCTCGGCGTGGTCGATGCGGTGGTGCTGTTCGACGAGGAAACCCCGCTCGCCCTGCTCAAAACCCTTCAGCCGGACATTTTAATGAAAGGCGCGGATTATACCAAAGAACAAGTGGTTGGCTGGGAATTCGTGGAGTCTTACGGCGGCCGCGTCGCCTTGCTGCCGTTAAAGGATGGCTACAGCACTACGGGCATTATCAAGAAGATGACGGCGTAA
- a CDS encoding DUF1192 domain-containing protein, producing MFIDDDLPKHMQPKPFPRKLEGVSVEHMREYRQELLDEIAKIDAEIDSRGGVRAKAESLFK from the coding sequence ATGTTCATCGACGACGACCTGCCCAAGCATATGCAGCCAAAACCTTTCCCGCGGAAGCTGGAGGGCGTCTCCGTCGAGCATATGCGCGAATACCGGCAGGAGCTGCTGGACGAGATCGCCAAAATCGACGCCGAGATCGACTCCCGCGGCGGCGTACGCGCCAAGGCGGAGAGTTTGTTTAAATAA